One Candidatus Methylomirabilota bacterium genomic window carries:
- a CDS encoding ABC transporter ATP-binding protein, with protein sequence MSAPSIEFRQVYKSFNHMPILAGMDFTIQPGETVTIIGGSGIGKSVTLKLIVGLLKPEAGQILIEGEDIVPLPEDQLIRIRKKIGMVFQSSALFDSLSVAENIAYPLREHTAMSEWEIRERVAETLHLVGLEDAEDKEPAELSGGMRKRVALARAIALTPKIILYDEPTTGLDPTNTEKINELIVDMNRKLEVTSVVVTHDMRSAFKISDRIGLLDKGKIVIVGTPREIERADLPLVRQFVNGTMA encoded by the coding sequence ATGAGCGCTCCTTCCATCGAGTTTCGCCAGGTCTACAAGTCGTTCAACCACATGCCGATCCTGGCCGGAATGGATTTTACAATTCAGCCTGGCGAGACGGTCACCATCATCGGCGGAAGCGGGATCGGCAAAAGCGTCACTTTGAAGCTGATCGTCGGCCTGCTGAAGCCGGAGGCGGGTCAGATTCTCATTGAGGGGGAGGACATTGTACCGCTGCCCGAGGACCAGCTCATCAGGATCCGAAAGAAGATCGGGATGGTCTTTCAGAGCTCGGCGCTCTTCGATTCCCTCTCAGTGGCGGAAAACATTGCCTACCCCCTTCGGGAACATACCGCCATGTCGGAATGGGAGATACGAGAACGGGTCGCAGAGACACTCCACCTTGTAGGGCTCGAAGACGCGGAGGATAAGGAGCCTGCCGAGCTGTCGGGCGGGATGAGAAAGCGGGTCGCCTTGGCCAGGGCAATCGCGCTGACGCCAAAGATCATCTTATATGACGAACCCACGACCGGCCTGGATCCTACCAACACCGAGAAGATCAACGAGTTGATCGTGGATATGAACAGAAAGCTCGAGGTGACGTCCGTAGTGGTCACTCACGATATGCGAAGCGCGTTTAAGATCTCCGATCGGATCGGCCTGCTGGATAAGGGTAAGATTGTCATTGTCGGAACGCCACGGGAGATCGAACGCGCCGATCTCCCGCTGGTTCGACAGTTTGTCAACGGGACGATGGCGTAA
- a CDS encoding ABC transporter permease: MLELLGGLSQLTYDTVSCALTHPFNPRELIRQADHIGVKSISIAAVAAVFTGLVLALQTAYGLSRFGAKAYVGIIVSLSMVRELGPVLTALLVGGRVGSGITAELGSMKVTEQIDAMRAMGANPVKKLVVPRVLSTMLVLPLLTVMADILGILGGMVISRYEFQVDYQLYYNTVTRNLTLADIVSGLGKTVVFGFIIAIVGCYKGLATVGGTEGLGKATTATVVTSAIAVIISDFFLTKFFWWLEGW, translated from the coding sequence TTGCTCGAATTGCTGGGCGGGCTCTCGCAGCTTACCTATGATACTGTCTCCTGCGCCTTAACGCATCCCTTCAACCCCCGTGAGCTCATCCGGCAAGCCGATCATATCGGGGTGAAGTCTATCTCGATCGCCGCCGTAGCTGCGGTCTTCACCGGCCTCGTCTTGGCGTTGCAAACCGCGTACGGTCTGAGCCGATTCGGAGCGAAGGCGTATGTAGGAATTATCGTCTCGCTCTCGATGGTCCGCGAGTTGGGGCCGGTTCTCACGGCCCTGTTGGTGGGGGGACGGGTCGGCTCCGGGATCACCGCCGAGCTGGGATCGATGAAGGTCACGGAGCAGATCGACGCCATGCGGGCGATGGGAGCGAACCCGGTCAAAAAGCTGGTGGTGCCCAGAGTGCTGAGCACAATGCTGGTCCTGCCGCTGCTGACGGTCATGGCGGACATCCTGGGAATTCTCGGCGGCATGGTGATCTCCAGGTACGAGTTCCAGGTCGATTACCAGCTCTACTACAATACCGTAACCCGCAACCTGACGCTGGCCGATATTGTGAGCGGTCTGGGCAAGACAGTCGTCTTCGGCTTCATCATTGCCATCGTCGGCTGCTACAAAGGGCTTGCTACAGTGGGCGGCACAGAAGGCCTGGGCAAGGCCACGACGGCGACCGTTGTCACCTCGGCCATCGCTGTCATCATCTCGGATTTCTTTTTGACGAAGTTCTTTTGGTGGCTGGAGGGCTGGTGA